Proteins co-encoded in one Azospirillum brasilense genomic window:
- a CDS encoding DMT family transporter → MIASSTPSSAATDTRLGILLMLLGMSLFTINDALGKWLVADYPVAMLLAIRSLFGAMLLASLILREGVRSVFAVKRLPLHLLRVGCVAGEVACFYWAVRSLPLANVMTIYMAAPLIVTALSVPLLGEKVGWRRWAAVVVGFAGVVIVLNPTGQFDAVPSLVALFGTLVFSTGLISTRLLRESSNLSLVSFQTFGTGLLGGAALPLVWVPPPGLDFLLLGALGVTALAGHAAMNRSLQLSPAAVVVPFQYVSIIWAVVLDLLVWGTAPTLRIIVGALLIIGSGLFVFHREQALNRGAAAEANASGGPGA, encoded by the coding sequence ATGATCGCCTCCAGCACCCCGTCCTCCGCCGCCACTGACACCCGCCTGGGCATCCTGCTGATGCTGCTGGGCATGTCGCTGTTCACGATCAACGACGCGCTCGGCAAATGGCTGGTCGCCGACTATCCGGTGGCGATGCTGCTGGCCATCCGCAGCCTGTTCGGCGCGATGCTGCTGGCGTCCCTGATCCTGCGCGAGGGGGTGCGGTCGGTCTTCGCGGTGAAGCGGCTGCCGTTGCATCTTCTGCGCGTCGGCTGCGTGGCGGGGGAGGTCGCCTGCTTCTACTGGGCGGTGCGGTCGCTGCCGCTCGCCAACGTCATGACCATCTACATGGCCGCCCCGCTGATCGTCACCGCCCTGTCGGTGCCGCTGCTCGGCGAGAAGGTCGGCTGGCGCCGCTGGGCCGCGGTGGTGGTCGGCTTCGCCGGTGTGGTGATCGTGCTGAACCCGACGGGCCAGTTCGACGCCGTGCCGTCGCTGGTCGCCCTGTTCGGCACGCTGGTCTTCTCCACCGGCCTGATCTCCACCCGGCTGCTGCGCGAGTCGAGCAACCTGTCGCTGGTCAGCTTCCAGACCTTCGGCACCGGCCTGCTCGGCGGCGCGGCGCTGCCGCTGGTCTGGGTGCCGCCGCCGGGGCTGGACTTCCTGCTGCTGGGGGCGCTGGGCGTCACGGCGCTGGCCGGACACGCGGCGATGAACCGCTCCCTCCAGCTCAGCCCCGCGGCGGTGGTGGTGCCGTTCCAGTATGTGTCGATCATCTGGGCGGTGGTGCTGGATCTGCTTGTCTGGGGCACGGCACCAACCCTGCGCATCATCGTGGGCGCGCTGCTCATCATCGGCAGCGGTCTGTTCGTCTTCCACCGCGAGCAGGCGCTGAACCGCGGTGCCGCGGCGGAGGCCAACGCCAGCGGCGGTCCCGGCGCTTAA
- a CDS encoding LysR substrate-binding domain-containing protein — protein sequence MDLRHLRHFVAVAEELHFSRAAARLGIGQPPLSQSIQALEAELGARLFERTKRRVELTEPGQLLLGEAREILARAERAAVLTRRAAKGEVGELRVGFTAAAPFLPMVPRIIDAYRRAHPDVHLTLVELPSKQQLTALADRRLDVGFIREPRFVPDPESFRFHDVVREPLLAVMRADHPLAGREVVPLAALRDEPFVFYPADFGTSTHEQVFALCAAAGFRPNVTQDAREAFTIIGLIAAGLGVSILPGQLRQVALEGVVYRPLDTPDAVTTLQLAQRSNESSPLVKKFTGLVERIVPFVPPIPGA from the coding sequence ATGGACCTGCGCCATCTCCGCCATTTCGTCGCCGTCGCCGAGGAGCTGCATTTCAGCCGCGCCGCCGCCCGGCTGGGCATCGGGCAGCCGCCGCTCAGCCAATCGATCCAGGCGCTGGAGGCCGAACTGGGCGCCCGCCTGTTCGAGCGCACCAAGCGCCGGGTCGAGCTGACCGAGCCAGGCCAGCTCCTGCTGGGCGAGGCGCGGGAGATCCTGGCGCGGGCGGAGCGCGCCGCCGTGCTGACCCGCCGAGCCGCCAAGGGCGAGGTCGGCGAGCTGCGCGTCGGCTTCACCGCGGCGGCCCCCTTCCTGCCGATGGTGCCGCGGATCATCGACGCCTACCGCCGCGCCCATCCCGACGTGCATCTGACCCTGGTCGAGCTGCCGTCCAAGCAGCAGTTGACGGCGCTGGCCGACCGCCGGCTGGACGTCGGCTTCATCCGCGAGCCGCGTTTCGTCCCCGATCCCGAGTCCTTCCGCTTCCACGACGTGGTGCGGGAGCCTCTGCTCGCGGTGATGCGCGCCGACCACCCGCTGGCCGGGCGGGAGGTCGTGCCGCTGGCCGCCCTGCGCGACGAGCCCTTCGTCTTCTACCCCGCCGATTTCGGCACCAGCACGCACGAGCAGGTCTTCGCGCTGTGCGCCGCCGCCGGATTCCGCCCCAACGTGACCCAGGACGCGCGCGAGGCTTTCACCATCATCGGACTGATCGCCGCCGGGCTGGGCGTGTCGATTCTTCCAGGTCAGCTTCGGCAGGTGGCGCTGGAAGGGGTGGTGTACCGGCCGCTCGACACGCCGGACGCCGTCACCACCCTGCAACTGGCGCAACGGAGCAACGAAAGCTCACCCCTGGTGAAAAAATTCACCGGTCTGGTGGAGCGGATCGTTCCGTTTGTTCCGCCCATCCCCGGCGCGTGA
- a CDS encoding acyl-CoA dehydrogenase, with translation MAAKTGAASAKLASFAWEDPLLLDEQLTEDERMIRDAARSYCQDKLLPRVTEANRHEIFHREIMNEMGELGFLGSTIDGYGCAGVNYVSYGLVAREVERVDSGYRSAMSVQSSLVMHPIYAYGSEAQREKYLPKLATGEWVGCFGLTEPDAGSDPAGMKTRAKKVADGYILSGAKMWITNSPVADVFVVWAKNDEGKINGFVLEKGMKGLSAPKIEGKFSLRASATGEIVMDEVFVPEENRLPNIEGIVGPFGCLNRARYGIAWGAMGAAEFCFHAARQYQIDRKQFGRPLAANQIPQLKLANMQTEIALGLQAALQVGRLLDEGKAAPEMISLIKRNNCGKALEIARVARDMHGGNGIADEFHVIRHVMNLEAVNTYEGTHDIHALILGRAITGIQAFA, from the coding sequence ATGGCCGCCAAGACCGGAGCCGCCTCCGCCAAGCTCGCTTCCTTCGCCTGGGAGGACCCGCTGCTCCTCGACGAGCAGCTGACCGAGGACGAGCGGATGATCCGCGACGCCGCGCGCAGCTATTGCCAGGACAAGCTGCTGCCGCGCGTGACCGAGGCCAACCGGCACGAGATCTTCCACCGCGAGATCATGAACGAGATGGGCGAGCTGGGCTTCCTCGGCTCCACCATCGACGGCTACGGCTGCGCCGGGGTCAACTACGTCTCCTACGGTCTGGTCGCCCGCGAGGTCGAGCGGGTGGACAGCGGCTACCGCTCCGCCATGTCGGTGCAGTCCTCGCTGGTCATGCACCCGATCTACGCCTACGGCAGCGAGGCCCAGCGCGAGAAGTACCTGCCCAAGCTCGCCACCGGCGAGTGGGTCGGCTGCTTTGGCCTGACCGAGCCGGACGCCGGCTCCGACCCCGCCGGCATGAAGACTCGCGCGAAGAAGGTCGCGGACGGCTACATCCTCAGCGGCGCGAAGATGTGGATCACCAACTCGCCGGTCGCCGACGTCTTCGTCGTCTGGGCGAAGAACGACGAGGGCAAGATCAACGGCTTCGTGCTCGAGAAGGGCATGAAGGGCCTGTCGGCGCCGAAGATCGAGGGCAAGTTCTCGCTGCGCGCCTCGGCCACCGGCGAGATCGTCATGGACGAGGTCTTCGTGCCGGAGGAAAACCGCCTGCCGAACATCGAGGGCATCGTCGGCCCGTTCGGCTGCCTGAACCGCGCCCGCTACGGCATCGCCTGGGGCGCCATGGGCGCCGCGGAGTTCTGCTTCCACGCCGCCCGCCAGTACCAGATCGACCGCAAGCAGTTCGGCCGCCCGCTGGCCGCGAACCAGATCCCGCAGCTCAAGCTCGCCAACATGCAGACGGAGATCGCGCTCGGCCTGCAGGCCGCGCTGCAGGTCGGCCGCCTGCTCGACGAAGGCAAGGCGGCGCCGGAGATGATCTCGCTCATCAAGCGCAACAACTGCGGCAAGGCCCTGGAGATCGCCCGCGTCGCCCGTGACATGCACGGCGGCAACGGCATCGCCGACGAGTTCCACGTCATCCGCCACGTGATGAACCTGGAGGCGGTGAACACCTACGAGGGCACGCACGACATCCACGCCCTGATCCTGGGCCGCGCCATCACCGGCATCCAGGCCTTCGCGTGA
- a CDS encoding AsmA family protein, whose amino-acid sequence MAVVKWIGYGLLGLVVTVAAGVGIALAVFDWNDARGFIARQASKALNREVAIDGDLNVRLGDPLRIRVEGLRVANAEWSDDKTMAELRVLDLQLRPWPLLRGDFEFPEIRLTGPKLLLEKNREGAANWNFGGPDPRKEAAKETVKPEDRTDLPIIETLVVEEGRLRFRDPIRKIDIDSGVNTAVGGNGDQEVRLEGKGDFAGKPFTLAAAGGSLEYLRDDPKPYPLRVETAIGKTRGKIEGSIAEPVLLEGVDLSVELRGDDLADVFPILGIPVPTTRPYAISGHLGREGDVWRFEGMNGKVGESDLSGQVAVDLGGERPRITGDLTSRKLAAIDLAGFIGASPEGRGDYPTKGRERIIPATEVPLEKLRTADMDVKFRGEHVEAPFSTLDALDARAKLENGRLVLDPLSLGVGGGRVAGTAVLDGGRKTPALDVNLDVRQIKLARLFRETAFAQEMGGTASGRIQLKGQGTTVANILGSSDGKLGVAVDGGRITSYAVKGLKTNILETLGVVLSGDKPLPFNCLVADVTVKNGLVESRALVLDTPETLVTADGTVNLRNEAMDMTVLGRAKSPQIFATHVPVHVRGTLGSPDIGVNATESAARGAAAVALGVLLTPLASVLPFLDPGSDEQPHCGELVRNARSPSNSSTGSSGTGKGRDAAPSGSPSGKSQ is encoded by the coding sequence ATGGCCGTGGTGAAATGGATCGGCTACGGCCTTTTGGGGCTGGTGGTGACGGTGGCGGCGGGCGTCGGCATCGCCCTGGCCGTCTTCGACTGGAACGACGCCCGCGGCTTCATCGCCCGGCAGGCGTCCAAGGCGTTGAACCGCGAGGTCGCCATCGACGGCGACCTCAACGTCCGGCTGGGTGACCCCCTGCGCATCCGCGTCGAAGGGCTTCGGGTCGCCAACGCGGAATGGAGCGACGACAAGACGATGGCGGAACTGCGGGTGCTGGACCTTCAGCTTCGCCCCTGGCCGCTGCTGCGCGGTGACTTCGAGTTTCCGGAAATCCGCCTGACCGGTCCCAAGCTGCTTCTGGAAAAGAACCGGGAAGGGGCCGCCAACTGGAATTTTGGCGGGCCCGACCCGCGCAAGGAAGCGGCGAAAGAGACGGTCAAGCCGGAAGACCGCACCGACCTGCCAATCATCGAGACGCTTGTGGTCGAGGAGGGGCGCCTGCGCTTCCGCGACCCCATCCGCAAGATCGACATCGACAGCGGCGTCAACACCGCGGTCGGCGGCAACGGCGACCAGGAGGTCCGGCTGGAGGGCAAGGGCGACTTCGCCGGCAAGCCCTTCACCCTGGCGGCCGCCGGCGGCTCGCTGGAGTATCTGCGAGACGATCCCAAGCCCTATCCCTTGCGGGTCGAGACCGCCATCGGCAAGACCCGCGGCAAGATCGAGGGCTCCATCGCCGAGCCGGTGCTGCTTGAGGGCGTGGATTTGTCGGTGGAACTGCGCGGCGACGATCTGGCCGACGTCTTCCCGATCCTCGGCATTCCCGTGCCGACGACGCGGCCCTACGCCATCTCCGGCCATCTCGGGCGCGAGGGCGACGTCTGGCGGTTCGAGGGGATGAACGGCAAGGTTGGGGAGAGCGACCTGTCCGGTCAGGTGGCGGTCGATCTGGGCGGCGAGCGCCCGCGGATCACCGGCGACCTGACCTCGCGCAAGCTGGCGGCGATCGATCTGGCGGGCTTCATCGGCGCCTCTCCGGAAGGCCGCGGCGACTACCCGACCAAGGGCCGGGAGCGGATCATCCCGGCCACCGAAGTCCCTCTGGAAAAGCTGCGCACCGCGGACATGGACGTGAAGTTCCGCGGCGAGCATGTCGAGGCGCCCTTCTCCACGCTGGACGCCCTCGACGCGCGGGCCAAGCTGGAGAACGGGCGGCTGGTGCTCGACCCGCTGTCGCTCGGCGTCGGCGGCGGGCGGGTCGCCGGGACGGCGGTGCTGGACGGCGGGCGCAAGACCCCGGCGCTGGACGTGAACTTGGACGTCCGGCAGATCAAGCTGGCCCGCCTGTTCCGCGAGACGGCCTTCGCGCAGGAGATGGGCGGCACGGCCAGCGGGCGCATCCAGCTGAAGGGTCAGGGCACCACGGTCGCCAACATCCTGGGGTCCTCCGACGGCAAGCTGGGCGTCGCGGTGGACGGCGGGCGGATCACGAGCTACGCGGTCAAGGGACTGAAGACCAACATCCTGGAGACGCTGGGCGTCGTCCTGTCCGGCGACAAGCCCTTGCCCTTCAACTGCCTGGTCGCCGACGTGACGGTGAAGAACGGGCTGGTGGAAAGCCGCGCGCTGGTGCTCGACACGCCGGAAACTCTGGTGACGGCGGACGGCACGGTCAACCTGCGCAACGAGGCGATGGACATGACCGTGCTGGGGCGCGCCAAGAGCCCCCAGATCTTCGCCACCCATGTCCCGGTCCATGTCCGCGGCACGCTGGGGTCGCCGGACATCGGGGTGAACGCGACGGAGTCGGCGGCGCGCGGTGCGGCGGCGGTGGCGCTCGGCGTTCTGCTGACGCCGCTCGCCAGCGTCCTGCCTTTTCTTGACCCAGGCAGTGACGAGCAGCCACACTGCGGCGAACTCGTCCGGAACGCCCGGTCCCCGTCGAACTCCAGCACCGGTTCCAGCGGCACCGGCAAGGGGCGCGACGCGGCTCCCTCGGGCTCCCCGTCCGGCAAATCGCAGTAA
- a CDS encoding SLC13 family permease, with translation MTLDQGLAFGIIGAVIALLIWDKLRYDLVAMLALLAAVAVGIVKPKDAFNGFSDDIVIIVGSALVVSAAVGRSGIVEEVMRPLSARMKTVPAQIIVLTGAVTLLSAVVKNIGALAIFMPIAMQVARRNGTKVSALLMPMAFGSLLGGLMTLVGTSPNIIVSRVRSEMVGEPFGMFDFTPVGLIVAVAGVAFLAVGYRLLPTGRQAASGSAGGFSIDDYTAEALLPEKSPFVGKTVADLEAYGEGDVTVAAIIRERHRRYIPSGHWVLLAGDVLVLEADTQALGDLVKHAGLELMHEKELEGVQSDEDLAVLEAVVEPRSPLIGSNVEDVELRERYGANLLALSRRGRPIRQRLRRVRFQPGDLVVLQARAAGLSDTLNELGCLPLAERNLSIGRRRKRRIALAVMAVTIGLVATSLVPVTLAFFGAAVAMTALRVITLKEAYESIEWPILVLLGALIPVSEALRTTGGTELIAGWLSIAAQGLPPVGALALMLVAAMAVTPFLNNAATVLVMAPIAASLANHLGLRPDAFLMAVAVGAGCDFLTPIGHQCNTLVMGPGGYRFSDYARLGLPLSLIVIVLGTTAIALFWPLMPH, from the coding sequence ATGACGCTCGACCAGGGACTCGCCTTCGGCATCATCGGCGCGGTGATCGCGCTGCTGATCTGGGACAAGCTGCGCTACGATCTCGTCGCCATGCTGGCGCTGCTGGCGGCGGTGGCCGTCGGGATCGTCAAGCCAAAGGACGCCTTCAACGGCTTTTCCGACGACATCGTCATCATCGTCGGCTCGGCGCTGGTGGTCAGCGCGGCGGTCGGCCGCTCCGGCATCGTCGAGGAGGTTATGCGCCCCCTCAGCGCCCGCATGAAGACCGTGCCGGCGCAGATCATCGTGCTGACCGGGGCGGTGACGCTGCTGTCCGCGGTGGTCAAGAACATCGGGGCGCTTGCCATCTTCATGCCCATCGCCATGCAGGTGGCGCGGCGCAACGGGACGAAGGTGTCGGCGCTGCTGATGCCCATGGCCTTCGGCTCGCTGCTGGGCGGCCTGATGACGCTGGTCGGCACCTCCCCCAACATCATCGTCAGCCGCGTGCGCAGCGAGATGGTCGGCGAACCTTTCGGCATGTTCGACTTCACGCCGGTCGGGCTGATCGTCGCGGTGGCGGGGGTGGCCTTTTTGGCGGTCGGCTACCGCCTGCTGCCCACGGGACGTCAGGCGGCCTCGGGCAGCGCCGGTGGCTTCTCCATCGACGACTACACGGCGGAGGCGCTGCTGCCGGAGAAGTCGCCCTTCGTCGGCAAGACGGTCGCCGACCTGGAGGCCTACGGCGAGGGCGACGTGACGGTCGCGGCGATCATCCGCGAGCGGCACCGCCGCTACATCCCGTCCGGCCATTGGGTGCTGCTGGCGGGCGACGTGCTGGTGCTGGAGGCCGACACCCAGGCGCTGGGCGACCTCGTGAAGCACGCCGGCCTGGAGCTGATGCACGAGAAGGAGCTGGAGGGGGTGCAGAGCGACGAGGATCTGGCGGTCCTCGAAGCGGTGGTCGAGCCGCGCTCCCCCCTGATCGGCAGCAACGTGGAGGACGTCGAGTTGCGCGAGCGCTACGGCGCCAACCTGCTGGCGCTCAGCCGGCGCGGCCGGCCGATCCGCCAGCGGCTGCGCCGCGTCCGCTTCCAGCCGGGCGATCTGGTGGTGCTCCAGGCGCGGGCGGCAGGGCTGTCGGACACGCTGAACGAACTTGGCTGCCTGCCGCTGGCCGAGCGCAACCTGTCCATCGGGCGGCGGCGCAAGCGGCGGATCGCGCTGGCCGTGATGGCGGTGACCATCGGGCTGGTGGCGACCAGTCTCGTCCCGGTGACGCTGGCCTTCTTCGGTGCGGCGGTCGCCATGACGGCGCTGCGGGTGATCACGCTGAAGGAGGCCTACGAATCGATCGAGTGGCCGATCCTGGTGCTGCTGGGCGCCCTGATCCCGGTCAGCGAGGCGTTGCGCACCACCGGCGGGACGGAGCTGATCGCCGGCTGGCTGTCCATCGCCGCGCAGGGGCTGCCGCCCGTCGGGGCGCTGGCCCTGATGCTGGTGGCGGCGATGGCGGTGACGCCCTTCCTGAACAACGCGGCCACCGTGCTGGTGATGGCCCCCATCGCGGCCAGCCTCGCCAACCATCTGGGCCTGCGGCCCGACGCCTTCCTGATGGCGGTGGCCGTGGGGGCGGGCTGCGACTTCCTCACCCCCATCGGGCACCAGTGCAACACGCTGGTCATGGGGCCGGGCGGCTACCGTTTCAGCGACTACGCGCGCCTTGGCCTGCCGCTGTCGCTGATCGTCATCGTGCTGGGCACGACAGCGATCGCGCTGTTCTGGCCCCTGATGCCGCATTAA
- a CDS encoding IS630 transposase-related protein, whose translation MGQPYSADLRERVLLAYERHEGGPELLARRFQISRACAYNWVRAARLEGRRVAKPHAGGVPAKLDAEGVSVLRALVREDNDATLAQYRDRLAARTGIALSPAVVCRTLKRLGLARKKRR comes from the coding sequence ATGGGCCAGCCATATTCCGCCGATCTGCGCGAACGGGTTCTGCTGGCTTATGAGCGCCACGAGGGCGGCCCCGAGTTGCTGGCGCGGCGCTTCCAGATCAGCCGAGCCTGCGCGTACAACTGGGTGCGGGCCGCGCGCCTTGAGGGGCGGCGGGTCGCCAAGCCCCATGCCGGCGGCGTACCAGCCAAACTGGACGCGGAGGGCGTGAGCGTGCTGCGGGCCTTGGTGCGGGAGGATAATGACGCGACACTGGCACAGTACCGCGACCGGTTGGCCGCACGCACCGGCATCGCGCTGAGCCCGGCGGTGGTGTGCCGCACCTTGAAGCGGCTGGGGTTGGCGCGCAAAAAAAGACGCTGA
- a CDS encoding CaiB/BaiF CoA transferase family protein, whose amino-acid sequence MPGPLSHVRVLELSRVLAGPWAAQTLADLGADVIKVERPGAGDDTRAWGPPWAGEESAYFLSTNRGKRSITIDFERPEGQELVRKLAAQADVVIENFKVGGLVKYGLDYDSLKAINPGLVYCSITGFGQDGPYAKRAGYDFMIQGMGGLMSITGQPDAEAGGGPVKVGVAVTDVFTGLYATIGVLGALAHRDRTGEGQWVNLALLDVQVAVLANQAMNYLVGGKAPQRLGNAHPNIVPYQAFATLDGHIILAVGNDGQFAKFCQVAGRPELAQDPRYATNPARVANRKELVPILELLLEQRTSRDWLSALEAVGVPCGPINDVSQVFADPHVQARHIHQDLPHPTAGTVPTVASPIRYSATPIEHTVAPPTLGQHTDAVLGEALGLCAADIAALREKGVV is encoded by the coding sequence ATGCCCGGCCCGCTTTCCCATGTCCGTGTCCTGGAACTCTCCCGCGTGCTCGCCGGGCCGTGGGCGGCGCAGACGCTGGCCGATCTCGGCGCTGACGTCATCAAGGTCGAACGGCCCGGCGCCGGGGACGACACGCGCGCCTGGGGTCCCCCCTGGGCCGGGGAGGAGTCGGCCTATTTCCTCTCCACCAACCGCGGCAAACGGTCGATCACCATCGACTTCGAGCGCCCGGAAGGCCAGGAGCTGGTGCGCAAGCTGGCCGCCCAGGCCGATGTCGTCATCGAGAACTTCAAGGTCGGCGGGCTGGTCAAGTACGGGCTGGACTATGACAGCCTGAAGGCGATCAACCCGGGCCTCGTCTACTGCTCGATCACCGGATTCGGGCAGGACGGCCCCTACGCCAAGCGCGCCGGCTACGACTTCATGATCCAGGGCATGGGCGGGCTGATGAGCATCACCGGCCAGCCCGACGCCGAGGCGGGCGGCGGGCCGGTCAAGGTCGGCGTCGCGGTGACCGACGTCTTCACCGGCCTCTACGCCACCATCGGCGTGCTCGGCGCGCTGGCCCACCGCGACCGGACGGGTGAGGGGCAGTGGGTGAACCTCGCCCTGCTCGACGTGCAGGTGGCGGTGCTGGCGAACCAGGCCATGAATTATCTGGTTGGCGGCAAGGCGCCGCAGCGGCTGGGCAACGCCCACCCGAACATCGTTCCCTACCAAGCCTTCGCCACGCTGGACGGCCACATCATCCTGGCGGTCGGCAACGACGGACAGTTCGCCAAGTTCTGCCAGGTCGCCGGACGTCCGGAGTTGGCGCAGGACCCGCGCTACGCCACCAACCCGGCCCGCGTCGCCAACCGCAAGGAGCTGGTGCCGATCCTGGAGCTGCTGCTGGAGCAGCGGACCAGCCGCGACTGGCTGTCGGCGCTGGAGGCGGTGGGTGTGCCCTGCGGGCCGATCAACGACGTGTCGCAGGTCTTCGCCGACCCCCACGTCCAGGCCCGCCACATCCACCAGGACCTGCCGCACCCGACCGCCGGGACAGTGCCGACGGTGGCGAGCCCGATCCGCTACTCCGCGACCCCCATCGAGCACACGGTGGCCCCGCCGACGCTCGGCCAGCACACCGACGCCGTGCTGGGGGAGGCGCTGGGCCTATGCGCGGCGGACATCGCGGCCCTGCGGGAGAAGGGCGTGGTCTGA
- a CDS encoding aldo/keto reductase, with protein MHNVTANGASIPALGFGTFRMSGPDVLRMVPEVLKLGFRHVDTAQIYGNESEVGEAIKASGLPRGEVFLTTKVWVSNYKADDFRRSVDESLAKLRTDYVDLLLLHWPNEAVPLAEQIEALNAVRAAGKTRHIGVSNFNRKLLDESVRLSAAPIVTNQIEYHPYLDQSVMLEAARRHGQSITAYYAMADGKVFKDPVLTDIAARLGKSPAQVVLRWLVQQEGVIALSKTVGEKRAAENLAIFDFELSAADMAAIHGLARPDGRIVSPDGLAPAWD; from the coding sequence ATGCACAACGTGACCGCCAACGGCGCCTCAATCCCCGCCCTCGGCTTCGGCACCTTCCGCATGAGCGGCCCCGACGTGCTGCGCATGGTGCCGGAGGTCCTGAAGCTCGGCTTCCGCCACGTCGACACCGCCCAGATCTACGGCAATGAGAGCGAGGTCGGCGAGGCCATCAAGGCGTCCGGCCTGCCGCGCGGCGAGGTCTTCCTGACCACCAAGGTCTGGGTGAGCAACTACAAGGCCGATGATTTCCGCCGCTCGGTGGACGAGAGCCTGGCGAAGCTGCGGACCGACTACGTGGACCTGCTGCTGCTCCACTGGCCGAACGAGGCCGTCCCGCTCGCCGAGCAGATCGAGGCGCTGAACGCCGTCCGGGCCGCCGGCAAGACCCGCCACATCGGCGTCAGCAACTTCAACCGCAAGCTGCTGGACGAGTCCGTGCGCCTCAGCGCGGCGCCCATTGTGACCAACCAGATCGAATACCACCCCTATCTCGACCAATCGGTGATGCTGGAGGCGGCGCGCCGCCACGGCCAGTCGATCACCGCCTATTACGCGATGGCCGACGGCAAGGTCTTCAAGGACCCGGTGCTGACCGACATCGCCGCCCGGTTGGGCAAGAGCCCCGCCCAGGTGGTTCTGCGCTGGCTGGTCCAGCAGGAGGGGGTGATCGCCCTGTCGAAGACGGTCGGCGAGAAGCGTGCCGCCGAGAACCTCGCCATCTTCGACTTCGAGCTGTCGGCGGCCGACATGGCGGCCATCCATGGCCTCGCCCGCCCCGATGGGCGGATCGTCAGCCCGGACGGTCTGGCCCCCGCCTGGGATTGA
- a CDS encoding MFS transporter: protein MPLALLALAISAYAIGTTEFVIVGLLPTVATDLNVSLPMAGMVVSVYALGVTVGAPVLTALTGRLRRKPLLLGLMGLFIAGNLLAGVSPNYETLLAARVLSAFAHGVFFSVGATIAADLVPEDKRASAIAMMFSGLTIAIVTGVPMGTWIGQHFGWRATFLAVSALGVIGALGVAALVPAKLSQPPAAGLGTQVRVLAKPRLLLAFAITALGYGGTFVAFTYLAPILETITGFSSGTVSLVLVLYGAAIAVGNMVGGKLANRNPVRALAWLFALQAVVLIVFTFTASSPVPALVTLAGMGALAFANVPGLQLYVVQLAQRHAPGAVDVASALNIAAFNLGIAAGAFFGGRVVDSALGLAATPWVGGLFVLGGLALTLLSGALDRKDGRRGEAVAQPA from the coding sequence ATGCCTCTCGCACTGCTGGCGCTGGCGATCAGCGCCTACGCCATCGGGACGACGGAGTTCGTCATCGTCGGCCTGCTGCCAACCGTCGCCACCGACCTGAACGTCAGCCTGCCGATGGCCGGCATGGTGGTCAGCGTCTACGCGCTGGGCGTCACCGTCGGCGCCCCGGTCCTGACCGCCTTGACCGGGCGGCTGCGGCGCAAGCCGCTGCTGCTCGGCCTGATGGGCCTTTTCATCGCCGGCAACCTGCTGGCCGGGGTCAGCCCCAATTACGAGACGCTGCTGGCCGCCCGCGTGCTCAGCGCCTTCGCGCACGGCGTGTTCTTCTCGGTCGGCGCGACCATCGCCGCCGACCTCGTGCCGGAGGACAAGCGGGCCTCGGCCATCGCCATGATGTTCTCCGGCCTGACCATCGCCATCGTGACCGGCGTGCCGATGGGCACCTGGATCGGCCAGCATTTCGGCTGGCGCGCCACCTTCCTGGCGGTCTCCGCGCTGGGCGTGATCGGCGCGCTGGGCGTCGCGGCGCTGGTCCCGGCGAAGCTGAGCCAGCCGCCCGCCGCCGGGCTCGGCACGCAGGTCCGGGTGCTGGCCAAGCCGCGCCTGCTGCTGGCCTTCGCCATCACGGCGCTGGGCTATGGCGGCACCTTCGTCGCCTTCACCTATCTGGCGCCGATCCTGGAGACGATCACCGGCTTCTCCAGCGGCACGGTCAGCCTCGTCCTGGTGCTCTACGGGGCGGCCATCGCGGTCGGCAACATGGTCGGCGGCAAGCTCGCCAACCGCAACCCGGTCCGCGCGCTGGCGTGGCTGTTCGCCCTTCAGGCGGTGGTGCTCATCGTCTTCACCTTCACCGCCTCCAGCCCGGTCCCGGCGCTGGTCACCCTGGCCGGCATGGGCGCGCTGGCCTTCGCCAACGTGCCGGGACTCCAGCTCTACGTCGTGCAGCTGGCGCAGCGCCACGCGCCGGGCGCGGTGGACGTCGCCTCGGCCCTGAACATCGCCGCCTTCAACCTGGGCATCGCCGCCGGCGCCTTCTTCGGCGGGCGGGTGGTGGACAGCGCGCTCGGCCTCGCGGCAACACCGTGGGTGGGTGGGCTGTTCGTGCTGGGTGGGCTGGCGCTGACCCTGCTCAGCGGCGCGTTGGACCGCAAGGACGGGCGCCGCGGCGAGGCCGTCGCCCAGCCGGCTTGA